Proteins from a single region of Salvelinus fontinalis isolate EN_2023a chromosome 15, ASM2944872v1, whole genome shotgun sequence:
- the LOC129811980 gene encoding cathepsin B-like, translated as MLCVVFLVLVSGLSISWARPRLPPLSHEMVNYINEANTTWKAGHNFHNVDYSYVKRLCGTLLKGPKLSTMVQYTGDMELPKNFDPRLQWPNCPTLKEVRDQGSCGSCWAFGAAEAISDRVCIHSNAKVSVEISSEDLLSCCESCGMGCNGGYPSAAWDFWTKEGLVSGGLYDSHVGCRPYSIPPCEHHVNGTRPPCKGEEGDTPQCTNQCEPGYTPGYKQDKHFGKRSYSVPSDEKEIMKELYKNGPVEGAFTVYEDFMLYKSGVYRHVSGSPVGGHAIKILGWGEEGGTPYWLAANSWNTDWGENGFFKIVRGEDHCGIESEMVAGIPL; from the exons ATGTTGTGTGTGGTGTTCCTGGTGCTGGTGTCTGGGCTGTCAATCAGCTGGGCCCGGCCCCGCCTACCTCCGCTCTCCCACGAGATGGTTAACTACATCAACGAGGCCAACACTACATGGAAGGCTGGCCACAACTTTCATAATGTGGACTACAGCTACGTCAAGAGGCTGTGTGGCACCCTGCTCAAAGGacccaaactctccaccat GGTGCAATATACAGGGGACATGGAGCTGCCTAAAAACTTTGACCCCAGACTGCAGTGGCCCAACTGCCCCACTCTGAAGGAGGTCAGGGACCAGGGCTCCTGTGGCAGCTGCTGG GCGTTCGGCGCTGCGGAGGCCATCTCAGACCGCGTGTGTATCCATAGCAACGCCAAAGTCAGCGTGGAGATCTCCTCTGAAGACCTGCTCAGCTGTTGTGAAAGTTGTGGCATGGG ATGTAATGGTGGTTACCCCTCTGCTGCGTGGGACTTCTGGACTAAAGAGGGGCTGGTCTCTGGAGGACTCTACGACTCTCACGTCG GTTGCAGGCCCTACTCAATCCCTCCCTGTGAGCACCATGTCAACGGCACACGGCCCCCCTGTAAAGGAGAGGAGGGTGACACCCCACAATGTACCAACCAGTGTGAGCCCGGATACACACCTGGCTACAAGCAGGACAAGCACTTCG gTAAGCGTTCGTACAGTGTGCCCTCTGACGAGAAGGAAATTATGAAGGAGCTTTACAAGAATGGGCCCGTAGAGGGTGCTTTCACTGTCTATGAAGACTTCATGCTCTACAAGTCTG GTGTGTACCGGCATGTCTCTGGCAGTCCAGTAGGAGGTCATGCCATTAAGATCCTgggctggggagaggaggggggaactcCTTACTGGCTGGCTGCTAACTCCTGGAACACTGACTGGGGAGAGAATG GTTTCTT